A stretch of DNA from Longimicrobium terrae:
GGCGAACCGACCAGCTTCGTCGTGGGCGTCGGGGTCAATCCGGGCGCGGAGGACTTCGAGCACGAGATGCGGCGCTTCTACTGGAAGGTGGAAGCGGGGGCGGAGTACGCCATCACGCAGCCGGTGTTCGATCTGCGGCAGCTGGAAAAGTTCGTGGAGCGCATCGACAGGGACGGGCTCAAGATCCCCATCATCGCGGGGATCTGGCCGCTGGTAAGCGCGCGCAACGCCGAGTTCCTGGCCAACGAGGTCCCCGGCGTCGTCGTCCCTGAGGAGGTGATGGAGCGCATGCGCGTGGCCAGCGCCATCGGCAAAGAAGCGGGGACGGATGAGGGGACGGCGATCGCCCGCGAGATGCTGGCCGCCGCCATGCCCATGATCCAGGGAGTGCAGGTGAGCGCCCCGTTCGGCAAGGTGCCGCTGGCGCTGCGCGTGTTCGAGGCCATCCCCGGCTGGTCGGGCGTGGTGATGCCCGAAGCCATCCCGGCCTGAGGTGGAGGTCCGCGTCCGCCGCCTCCGCTCCGGCGACGAGGAGGCCGCGCGGGCGCTGTTCGCCCTGATGGAGGAAGTGTTCGAGACTCCCGGCGAGCCGCTCGGCGATGTCTATCTTCAGCTGCTGCTGGAGGATGACCGCTTCTGGGCGATGGCGGCGTTCGACAGCGGGCGGATCGTCGGGGGAATGACGGCGCACACGCTGCGGATGACGCGATCCGAATCATCCGAAATCTTCATCTACGACCTGGCCGTGCGCGAGGACGTGCAGCGGCGCGGCGTGGGGCGGCGGTTGATGATGGAACTGCGCGATCAGGCCGCCGCGGCCGGCATCCGCGTTCTCTTCGTCCCCGCGGAGGACGAGGACGAGCACGCGCTGCACTTCTACCGCGCCGTGGGTGGCGTGCCGTCACCCGTGACGTTCTTCACTTTCGGGGATGATGACGAGGGCTTCGGGGACGACGGCCGGCCGCGGACGGATGACGGCGTGGGGTGACGGCGATCAGCGTTGTGGGTGGTGGAAAAACAAGAGCCAGTCCGGGTGTTCCCGGGCTGGCTTTCTGTTGATCCAATCCACTCCCGCCAACACTTGTGCATTGCGTGAAACTTCTCGCCCGCGC
This window harbors:
- a CDS encoding GNAT family N-acetyltransferase: MEVRVRRLRSGDEEAARALFALMEEVFETPGEPLGDVYLQLLLEDDRFWAMAAFDSGRIVGGMTAHTLRMTRSESSEIFIYDLAVREDVQRRGVGRRLMMELRDQAAAAGIRVLFVPAEDEDEHALHFYRAVGGVPSPVTFFTFGDDDEGFGDDGRPRTDDGVG